The Pirellulales bacterium genomic sequence GCCAAGACCGAGTGGGGATTCTCCCACATCACGATCCCGTCGGTGCTGGTGGGCAATAATCTGACGATCGCTTACGCCCGCGGGCTGGATTTTCTGACCGTCAGCTTCGAGCACGACGACCCCGAGGCGGTCCGCCTGGAAGACCGCATGATGCACGTCAGCCTGTCGCTGCTGACCCTATAGGGTCGGCGCGGCTGACGAGCGAGAGACCTGCGGAGCGATTCAGCCGGCCTACGCTTCGTCTGCCGCGCGCATCCACTTCGTGATCGTCGGCGTGTCTTCGCACAGTTCTTCGGGTTTGAAGTAGAGGGCGATCTCGCGGGCCGCGGCTTCTTCGCCGTCCGAGCCGTGGACGAGGTTCATCTGCCGGCTGCTGCTGAAATCGCCGCGGATCGTGCCGGGGGCGGCGTTCAGGCCATTGGTGGCGCCCAGCATGTCGCGGACGACGCGGATCGCTTCGAGCCCTTCGAGCACGGCGGCCACGACGGGGCCGCCGGTGATGAACCCCTCGAGCGTCGGGTACCAGCCCTTCTGCACGTGCTCGGCATAGTGCTGCTTGGCCAGTTCGGGGGTAATCCGCAGCATCTTCATCGCCACGACGTTGAGCCCCTTGTCCTCGAACCGGGCGAGGATGCGCCCCATCAGGCGGCGTTGAACGCAATCGGGTTTCAGCAGAATAAACGTGCGTTGCATGGCGAAACGGTCCGTGGTCAAGAAAGTCCGAAGAATGGCGGTCGAAACGATCGTCGCTGGTCTCCGCCCGCGGCGAACGCGAATTGTAAGCCAAGCCCTCTCTCCCCTCAACCGCCCCCTGTGCGCTGCGGCTGCGAGCCGCTAGCTTGGGCCGCATGGCACTGTTGGGCGCCCACATGTCGATCGCCGGCGGCTATTACAAAGCCGTCGAAGCCGCCTCCCGCGTCGGATGCGATTGCGTGCAGTTGTTCACCAAGAACAACAACCAGTGGCGGGCCAAGCCGATCGCCCCTGCCGAGGCCGAGCGGTTCAAGGCCGCGCTGGTCGAATTGGGAATCGCGCATCCCATCTCGCACGACTCGTATCTGATCAACCTCGGCAGCCCCGACGACGAGTTGTGGACGAAGTCGATCGACGCGACGGTCGTCGAACTGCAGCGGGCCGAGCAACTCGGGATCCCCTACGTCGTCGCCCATCCCGGGGCGTACACCACCAGCAGCGAGGCGGCCGGGATCAAGCGGATCGCCCAGGGGCTCGACGAGGTTCACAAGCAATCCCGCGGCGTCGCGGCGATGATCCTGCTTGAGACGACCGCCGGCCAGGGGAGCAACCTCGGCTGGCGGTTCGAGCACCTTGCGGCGATCCTCGATGCGGCGCGGCAACCCGAGCGGCTGGGAGTGTGCTTTGACACTTGCCACGTCTTCGCGGCGGGCTATGCGATGGGGACGCAGAAGGATTACCGGGCGACGATGCGGGCGTTCGATCAGTCCGTCGGCCTCGACCAGATCCGTGCGTTCCACCTCAACGACAGCAAGGCGAAGTTCGGTTCGCGCGTCGATCGCCATGCGGCGATTGGCCGGGGCGAGATGGGGATCGAGCCGTTCCGGTTCCTGGTGAACGATCGCCGCTTCCGCCGCGTGCCGATGTATCTGGAAACGCCCAAAGGGGAGGAGAACGGCGTCGACCTCGATGTGATCAATCTCGCTACGCTGCGCGGATTGATCGCGAAGCGAGCTTGAACGCTCGTGGCGCTCTCGGCGTTGCAGGAAAAAGCTGAAGCCGCAGCCGCCCGGGTTAGTTGGGGATCTCGCGCCCGTGCGGGTCGGTCCGCGCGTCGTCGAGCTTTTGCTCGAGCGACTCTTTCATCGTCGCGTCGATGTAGTGCTCGACCCGATCAGCCGGGGCGTGGACATGGTCGAGCGGCAGGCCGAGGTGCTGGACGAGGTAGTTTTCCCACAGGCGGTGGGCGCGGACCAATTGCCGCGCCGCGTCGCGTCCCGCAGGGGTGAGCTCCAGCCGACCGGTCGTCTGCGTCACCTGTCCGGCACGCAGCAAGCCGGCCAACCCGCGACGAGCGAGCAGGCCGCCGCCGACGGCCGCGCAGGCCTCAGCCGCGGCGAGGCGATGCTCGGTTCCCAGTTCTTCCAGTCGGTACAGCACTCCCAGCAAGTCGTCACGCACCACGGCCAAGGCGAGCCGAGCGTTGCGGACCACGGCGCTGAGGATGCCGTATTGCGGCGAGAGCAGCACGGCCAATCCGTAGAGCCCGCCGGCGACGACGGCCATCATGCCGGCGATGTTGACGTCGAACCACGCAGCCAGGGCGTATCCGAGACCGCTGCACACGGCCCCGAGCGCCGCGGAGAGAAAGACCATCGGTCCGAGCCGATCGACCAGGAGGTGGGCCGTCGCCGCGGGGACGATCAGCATCGCCACGACGAGGATCGACCCTACGGCCTCAAACGACGCAACTGCCGTGATCGCCGTCAGGGCCATCAGCAGATAGTGGAGCAGCCCCGCGGAGAATCCCATCGTTTCGGACAGCGCGGGGTCGAACGAACTGAGCTTCAGCTCTTTCCACAACAGCGCGACGATCAGCAGGTTCATGGCAAGCACGACCCCGCCGACGACCAATGCCCGGGGGAGTTCGACCCCTGCGATCGTGACCACGTACAGCGGCGTCAGTTCGAGGGCGCCCTCGAAGACGCATTGCTTGTCGAAGTGGACTCCCTTGACCTGCGTGATCAGAACGACCCCCAGCGCGAACAGCGACGTGAATACGACCCCCATGCTTGCGTCGGCGGGGACGCGAGCGTAGTGATGCAGCGATTGCGTGAGGGCGGCGGTCGCCAGACCCGCCACGATGGCGCCGACGAGCAACGGGCCCACGGAGTACGATTGGGTGATCAGAAACGCCGCGGCGATCCCGGGCAACACGGCATGCGAGATTGCGTCCCCCATCATGCTCATGCGCCGCAGCACGAGGAACGACCCGAGCACCGCGCAGGCCGCGGCCGTCACGGCTCCGGTGGCGATGATCGCCGCGGCGTCGGACACCAGCCACGTCGGCCACCCGACGGCCAAGGCAGGAGAGCAGCCGGTCATGGCGCGTCGCCCCCCATGCGATGCGGCGACGGGGGGACCGTGGGCGCGGCGGCGGCTTCGGCCGCGGTTTCGGCAGCCAGTTCCGCTTCCAACTCCAACAGCACGGCCGGCGGCAGCAGGTGCTCGACGTCGTCGGCCGAGCGATCGACGTGATCGGCCGCGGCCCCCGCGACCCGCATCATGTAAAGTTCCCACAGCCGATGCCGGCGCGTGGCTTCCGCGGCGGCGCGGATTCCCAGGGGTGTGAGCGTCACGGCGTCGCCCCGATATGCGAGCAGCCCCTGCTCCTGATTCGCCGAGAGCAGACGTCGCAACCGTGCCGGGCGCCAGCCGCGGTTGGCCGCCAGCGCGGCGAACGGGATCATCGGGGTCTCGGCGAGTCGCGGCTCGGCCAGTTCGTACAACGACCGCAGCAAATGGTCCTGCGCAACGCGCCGTCGCAGTCGCTGCTCGTGGACGAGCCGGGCGATCATCCCCTGCTCGGGGGCAAACAGCAGCGAGAGGACAAACAGCGTTGCGGCGGTCAGCACGATCGCCGGTCCCGCGGGTACGCCGTGCCCCAGCCGCGGACCGACTCCCCCGGCGACGACGCCCAGCGCCCCGGCCAACAACAAGAGCGTGTGAAGCCGATGGGTCCACATCCTTGCCGTCGCCGCGGGCAGGATGATCATCGCCGCCATGAGCACGACCCCCACGATCGGCAGTCCCGCAATCGTCACCGCGGCCACCAGCGTCATCATCGCCAAGTCGAGGCGCGTCGCGGGCCACCCCTGCGACAAGGCGAAGTCGGGATCAAACGCGACCAGCTTGAATTCCTTGAACAGCAGCGCCAGCGTCGCTGCGGAAGCGATTCCCACGGCGCCGATCAGAGCCAAGTCGCTGGTGAGCATGTTGCCCGGCTCGCCGAACAAGAAGGAGGTCAGTCCCGCGCTGTTGCCGCTCGCGGTCGAGCGGGTCGCCTTGGACAACAGCACGACCCCCAGTCCGAAAAAGGTGCTGAGCATGACGCCGATCGCGGCGTCCTCCTTGGTTCTTGTCCAGCGGATGACCAGCGTCATCAGGCCGACCGCCGCCAACCCGCTGGCCAGGGCGCCGACCGACAGCACGGCGAGGCTTCGCGAGCCGGTGAGCAGAAAGGCCAGCACGACTCCCGGCAACGCGGCGTGAGACAGCATGTCGCCCAGCAGCGAGCGACCGCGCAATACGGCGAGCGCGCCGATGGCGCCGGCGATTCCCCCCAGGGCCGCTGTACCCACGGTCACCTTGGTCGACAGGCTCAGGGCGAACATGGCATCGGGGACGTTCATCGCACGGCTTCGCCCTGCCGCATTGCCTCGGCGGCCGCATCGAGGATTGTGAGCCGGCCGCCGTAAGTCTTCTGCAGGTTCTCGGTCGTGAAGGTCGACTCGACCGGCCCGCACGCCACGAGCCGCATGTTGAGCAGGATTACGTAATCGAAATACTCGCGGACCGTTTCCAGGTCGTGGTGGACGACGAACACGGTGCGACCGTCGCTGCGGAGCGACTGCAAGAGCGCGACGATCGCCGACTCGGTCGCCGCGTCGACGCCGGCGAACGGTTCGTCGAGAAAGTAGATCCGCGCTTGCTCGGCGAGCGCCCGGGCAAGAAACACCCGCTGTTGTTGCCCGCCGGAAAGTTGCCGGATTTGCCGTTTGGCGAACGGCAGCATGCCGACCTGGTCGAGGCTGCGCGCGGCGGTCTCGCGCTCGCGGCGTCCCGGGCGTCGGATCCAGCCCAACCGACCGTAGGTCCCCATCAGCACGACGTCTTCGACGGTCACGGGGAAATCCCAGTCGACGCTCTCGCGCTGCGGCACGTATCCCACC encodes the following:
- the ndk gene encoding nucleoside-diphosphate kinase → MQRTFILLKPDCVQRRLMGRILARFEDKGLNVVAMKMLRITPELAKQHYAEHVQKGWYPTLEGFITGGPVVAAVLEGLEAIRVVRDMLGATNGLNAAPGTIRGDFSSSRQMNLVHGSDGEEAAAREIALYFKPEELCEDTPTITKWMRAADEA
- a CDS encoding deoxyribonuclease IV; protein product: MSIAGGYYKAVEAASRVGCDCVQLFTKNNNQWRAKPIAPAEAERFKAALVELGIAHPISHDSYLINLGSPDDELWTKSIDATVVELQRAEQLGIPYVVAHPGAYTTSSEAAGIKRIAQGLDEVHKQSRGVAAMILLETTAGQGSNLGWRFEHLAAILDAARQPERLGVCFDTCHVFAAGYAMGTQKDYRATMRAFDQSVGLDQIRAFHLNDSKAKFGSRVDRHAAIGRGEMGIEPFRFLVNDRRFRRVPMYLETPKGEENGVDLDVINLATLRGLIAKRA
- a CDS encoding metal ABC transporter permease — encoded protein: MTGCSPALAVGWPTWLVSDAAAIIATGAVTAAACAVLGSFLVLRRMSMMGDAISHAVLPGIAAAFLITQSYSVGPLLVGAIVAGLATAALTQSLHHYARVPADASMGVVFTSLFALGVVLITQVKGVHFDKQCVFEGALELTPLYVVTIAGVELPRALVVGGVVLAMNLLIVALLWKELKLSSFDPALSETMGFSAGLLHYLLMALTAITAVASFEAVGSILVVAMLIVPAATAHLLVDRLGPMVFLSAALGAVCSGLGYALAAWFDVNIAGMMAVVAGGLYGLAVLLSPQYGILSAVVRNARLALAVVRDDLLGVLYRLEELGTEHRLAAAEACAAVGGGLLARRGLAGLLRAGQVTQTTGRLELTPAGRDAARQLVRAHRLWENYLVQHLGLPLDHVHAPADRVEHYIDATMKESLEQKLDDARTDPHGREIPN
- a CDS encoding metal ABC transporter permease is translated as MNVPDAMFALSLSTKVTVGTAALGGIAGAIGALAVLRGRSLLGDMLSHAALPGVVLAFLLTGSRSLAVLSVGALASGLAAVGLMTLVIRWTRTKEDAAIGVMLSTFFGLGVVLLSKATRSTASGNSAGLTSFLFGEPGNMLTSDLALIGAVGIASAATLALLFKEFKLVAFDPDFALSQGWPATRLDLAMMTLVAAVTIAGLPIVGVVLMAAMIILPAATARMWTHRLHTLLLLAGALGVVAGGVGPRLGHGVPAGPAIVLTAATLFVLSLLFAPEQGMIARLVHEQRLRRRVAQDHLLRSLYELAEPRLAETPMIPFAALAANRGWRPARLRRLLSANQEQGLLAYRGDAVTLTPLGIRAAAEATRRHRLWELYMMRVAGAAADHVDRSADDVEHLLPPAVLLELEAELAAETAAEAAAAPTVPPSPHRMGGDAP
- a CDS encoding metal ABC transporter ATP-binding protein, with translation MPPAFEIHDMTVAYHRRPVLWDVDLIVPEGKLVGIIGPNGAGKTTLIKAALGLTPLASGKVEIYGKPYREQRHLVGYVPQRESVDWDFPVTVEDVVLMGTYGRLGWIRRPGRRERETAARSLDQVGMLPFAKRQIRQLSGGQQQRVFLARALAEQARIYFLDEPFAGVDAATESAIVALLQSLRSDGRTVFVVHHDLETVREYFDYVILLNMRLVACGPVESTFTTENLQKTYGGRLTILDAAAEAMRQGEAVR